In one Alnus glutinosa chromosome 12, dhAlnGlut1.1, whole genome shotgun sequence genomic region, the following are encoded:
- the LOC133851775 gene encoding uncharacterized protein LOC133851775 isoform X1 — MIGIRMVVEELGDAFHFVCSVEFWRMAVFWTLSLLISYCHLLFAPNSKSYPRCAPATSSINIKPVCIITGATSGLGAATAYALSKQGFCVVLVGRSSHLLSKTVGEIKSWNRDAHLKHFEVDISSFQSILNFKGSLKQWLSDSNMHSSIQLLINNAGILATSCRLTAEGYDQMMATNYIGAFCLTKLLLPLLTNSPVPSRIVNVSSFTHRSVFNMQVDKETISGKCFIRSKRYPYAHIYENSKLCLLLFSYEFHRQLDLMEKSHQVSVIAVDPGTVETKIMREVPSCLSGVAFIVLKLLGLLQSPEKGINSILDAALAPPDISGVYFFGGKGRTLNSSALSHNTKLAQELWNTSCDLFLQSQFFVKELC, encoded by the exons ATGATAGGAATAAGGATGGTGGTGGAGGAGTTGGGGGACGCTTTTCATTTCGTTTGCTCAGTAGAATTCTGGAGAATGGCAGTGTTTTGGACACTCTCTCTCCTCATCTCCTACTGTCACCTCTTGTTTGCTCCCAATTCTAAGTCCTACCCACGTTGCGCCCCTGCAACCTCTTCTATCAATATCAAGCCCGTCTGCATTATCACCGGC GCCACATCTGGGTTGGGTGCGGCCACTGCCTATGCACTTTCAAAGCAAGGTTTCTGCGTTGTTCTTG TTGGACGGTCCTCCCATTTGTTATCGAAG ACGGTGGGAGAGATAAAAAGTTGGAATAGGGATGCCCATCTCAAACATTTTGAGGTTGACATATCATCCTTCCAGTCAATATTGAACTTTAAGGGCTCCCTTAAGCAGTGGCTTTCAGATTCAAATATGCAttcttcaattcaattattgattAACAATGCTGGGATACTAGCAACATCATGTAGACTCACGGCTGAAGGCTATGATCA GATGATGGCTACGAATTACATTGGTGCATTCTGTCTGACCAAACTTTTACTACCACTTCTCACAAACAGCCCTGTTCCTTCCCGGATTGTGAATGTTTCATCATTTACGCATCGATCTG tttttaaTATGCAGGTTGACAAGGAAACTATTTCTGGGAAGTGCTTTATAAGATCAAAACGATATCCATATGCTCATATTTATGAAAATTCCAAAT TATGCCTACTGCTGTTCTCCTATGAGTTTCACCGACAGcttgatttgatggaaaaatcTCATCAGGTCTCTGTCAT TGCTGTGGATCCTGGAACAGTAGAAACCAAGATTATGCGGGAAGTTCCTTCATGCCTTTCCGGTGTAGCGTTTATAGTCTTGAAACTTCTGGGCCTTTTGCAATCTCCTGAAAAAGGCATCAACTCTATTCTTGATGCAGCCCTTGCCCCACCA GACATATCTGGAGTATACTTTTTTGGTGGAAAGGGtagaactctcaactcttcTGCACTGTCGCACAACACTAAACTTGCACAGGAACTTTGGAACACTTCATGTGATTTGTTTTTGCAGTCACAGTTTTTTGTTAAGGAACTTTGTTAA
- the LOC133851775 gene encoding uncharacterized protein LOC133851775 isoform X2 has product MIGIRMVVEELGDAFHFVCSVEFWRMAVFWTLSLLISYCHLLFAPNSKSYPRCAPATSSINIKPVCIITGATSGLGAATAYALSKQVGRSSHLLSKTVGEIKSWNRDAHLKHFEVDISSFQSILNFKGSLKQWLSDSNMHSSIQLLINNAGILATSCRLTAEGYDQMMATNYIGAFCLTKLLLPLLTNSPVPSRIVNVSSFTHRSVFNMQVDKETISGKCFIRSKRYPYAHIYENSKLCLLLFSYEFHRQLDLMEKSHQVSVIAVDPGTVETKIMREVPSCLSGVAFIVLKLLGLLQSPEKGINSILDAALAPPDISGVYFFGGKGRTLNSSALSHNTKLAQELWNTSCDLFLQSQFFVKELC; this is encoded by the exons ATGATAGGAATAAGGATGGTGGTGGAGGAGTTGGGGGACGCTTTTCATTTCGTTTGCTCAGTAGAATTCTGGAGAATGGCAGTGTTTTGGACACTCTCTCTCCTCATCTCCTACTGTCACCTCTTGTTTGCTCCCAATTCTAAGTCCTACCCACGTTGCGCCCCTGCAACCTCTTCTATCAATATCAAGCCCGTCTGCATTATCACCGGC GCCACATCTGGGTTGGGTGCGGCCACTGCCTATGCACTTTCAAAGCAAG TTGGACGGTCCTCCCATTTGTTATCGAAG ACGGTGGGAGAGATAAAAAGTTGGAATAGGGATGCCCATCTCAAACATTTTGAGGTTGACATATCATCCTTCCAGTCAATATTGAACTTTAAGGGCTCCCTTAAGCAGTGGCTTTCAGATTCAAATATGCAttcttcaattcaattattgattAACAATGCTGGGATACTAGCAACATCATGTAGACTCACGGCTGAAGGCTATGATCA GATGATGGCTACGAATTACATTGGTGCATTCTGTCTGACCAAACTTTTACTACCACTTCTCACAAACAGCCCTGTTCCTTCCCGGATTGTGAATGTTTCATCATTTACGCATCGATCTG tttttaaTATGCAGGTTGACAAGGAAACTATTTCTGGGAAGTGCTTTATAAGATCAAAACGATATCCATATGCTCATATTTATGAAAATTCCAAAT TATGCCTACTGCTGTTCTCCTATGAGTTTCACCGACAGcttgatttgatggaaaaatcTCATCAGGTCTCTGTCAT TGCTGTGGATCCTGGAACAGTAGAAACCAAGATTATGCGGGAAGTTCCTTCATGCCTTTCCGGTGTAGCGTTTATAGTCTTGAAACTTCTGGGCCTTTTGCAATCTCCTGAAAAAGGCATCAACTCTATTCTTGATGCAGCCCTTGCCCCACCA GACATATCTGGAGTATACTTTTTTGGTGGAAAGGGtagaactctcaactcttcTGCACTGTCGCACAACACTAAACTTGCACAGGAACTTTGGAACACTTCATGTGATTTGTTTTTGCAGTCACAGTTTTTTGTTAAGGAACTTTGTTAA
- the LOC133851774 gene encoding cytochrome c oxidase assembly protein COX15-like gives MIAVRTFVRHFSRKRAEDLRKISPNVTPREASSVAQDLYHVIKRRGPLPVSKTWIHAQGHYMPSFRNLSTLASTGMDCREGVKLLVTGGSRAQKMVGIWLFGSAAWVFSMVVLGGVTRLTRSGLSMTDWKFTGGLPPLSDEDWLHEFEKYKQSPEYKRVNKGMSIEDFKFIYLMEYAHRMWGRTLGLMFALPFSYFLRKGYITLQLGLRLSALFALGAGQGLIGWWMVKSGLEEPASEYAQPRVSPYRLAAHLTSAFAIYCGLFWTGLSVVMPEPPAESVAWVRGAAKVKRFALPVSLLVAITAVSGAFVAGNDAGHAYNTFPKMGDTWIPEDVFDMKPLIRNFFENTSTVQLDHRILATATLISIGTLWWSTRKLDIHPAVKSLIGSTVGMASLQVTLGISTLLSYVPVSLGTAHQAGALTLLTLMMLLNHTVRRPSMSLLKSLPQVAKTT, from the exons ATGATTGCTGTTCGTACGTTCGTGAGGCATTTCTCGCGAAAGCGCGCGGAGGATCTTAGGAAAATCAGCCCGAATGTGACACCTCGAGAGGCCTCTTCCGTTGCTCAAGACCTCTACCACGTCATCAAGCGACGCGGCCCTCTCCCCGTCTCCAAAACTTGGATTCACGCCCAG GGTCATTATATGCCATCTTTCAGAAATTTGTCCACCTTGGCATCAACTGGCATGGATTGTCGGGAGGGAGTAAAGTTGCTAGTAACTGGGGGTTCCCGTGCTCAGAAAATGGTCGGGATATGGCTTTTTGGCTCTGCTGCATGGGTGTTTAGTATGGTGGTACTCGGTGGTGTTACAAGACTGACACGCTCTGGCCTTTCCATGACTGATTGGAAATTTACTGGCGGCCTCCCTCCTCTATCAGATGAGGATTGGTTGCATGAGTTTGAGAAATATAAACAATCCCCTGAATATAAGCG TGTAAACAAAGGGATGAGTATTGAAGACTTCAAATTCATATATTTGATGGAATATGCACATCGTATGTGGGGAAGGACATTGGGTCTTATGTTTGCTTTGCCTTTTTCATATTTCCTTCGCAAGGGATATATTACTTTACAACTTGGACTGAGACTTTCTGCTCTTTTTGCCCTTGGTGCTGGGCAGGGTTTAATTGGCTGGTGGATGGTTAAAAGTGGTTTGGAG GAGCCAGCATCTGAATATGCCCAGCCAAGAGTAAGCCCTTACCGTCTTGCAGCTCATCTTACCTCAGCATTTGCTATTTATTGTGGCCTTTTTTGGACTGGTCTTTCTGTTGTTATGCCTGAACCACCTGCTGAATCAGTAGCTTGGGTTCGCGGAGCAGCAAAAGTAAAGAGATTTGCCCTTCCTGTTAGCTTACTCGTAGCCATTACTGCTGTCTCTGGAGCATTTGTTGCTGGAAATGATGCT GGGCATGCATATAATACTTTTCCAAAGATGGGTGATACATGGATACCAGAAGACGTTTTTGACATGAAGCCATTGATTCGAAATTTCTTTGAGAATACATCAACTGTGCAG CTTGACCATCGGATCCTTGCAACTGCGACATTAATTTCAATTGGCACTTTATGGTGGTCAACAAGGAAGTTGGACATACATCCAGCAGTTAAATCTTTGATAGGAAGCACTGTTGGCATGGCTTCCCTCCAG GTTACCTTAGGAATATCAACACTTCTGTCTTATGTACCTGTTTCACTCGGCACTGCACATCAGGCAGGGGCCTTAACTCTTTTGACACTCATGATGTTGCTCAATCACACTGTGAGGAGGCCGTCGATGTCCCTTCTCAAATCTCTGCCTCAAGTCGCAAAGACAACCTAG
- the LOC133852321 gene encoding probable cinnamyl alcohol dehydrogenase 1 isoform X1 has product MANQSTMSSLSANDDCLGWAARDVSGVLSPYNFSRRVLESDDVSINITHCGVCYADVAWTRNKLGDSKYPLVPGHEIVGIVKEVGSNVHRFKVGDHVGVGTYVNSCRDCEYCNDGQEVVCAKGSVFTFNGVDADGTITKGGYSSYIVVHERYCFRIPDNYPLASAAPLLCAGITVYAPMVRHKMNQPGKSLGVIGLGGLGHMAVKFGKAFGLNVTVLSTSLSKKKEALSLLGADRFVVSSDQEQMKALNKSFDFIIDTASGDHPFDPYMSLLKISGVLVLVGFPSEVKFSPASLILGLRTISGSVTGGTKVTQEMIDYCAAQNIYPNIEVIPIQYANEALERLIKKDVKYRFVIDIENSLK; this is encoded by the exons ATGGCAAATCAGTCAACAATGAGCTCCTTGAGTGCAAATGATGACTGCCTTGGATGGGCTGCAAGAGATGTATCTGGAGTTTTATCACCTTACAACTTCAGCCGTAG GGTTCTTGAAAGTGATGATGTTTCAATAAATATCACACACTGTGGAGTTTGTTACGCTGATGTAGCTTGGACGAGGAATAAACTTGGGGATTCGAAGTATCCTTTAGTGCCTGG ACATGAGATTGTTGGAATTGTGAAAGAGGTTGGTTCCAATGTTCACCGCTTCAAAGTTGGCGACCATGTTGGAGTAGGAACCTATGTAAACTCATGCAGGGATTGTGAGTATTGCAATGATGGACAAGAAGTTGTTTGTGCCAAAGGATCAGTTTTCACTTTTAATGGTGTGGATGCGGATGGTACTATTACCAAAGGAGGATATTCCAGTTACATTGTTGTCCATGAAAG GTACTGCTTCAGGATACCTGACAACTATCCATTGGCTTCAGCGGCCCCTTTGCTTTGTGCTGGAATTACAGTGTATGCTCCCATGGTGCGTCACAAGATGAACCAACCTGGTAAATCTCTAGGAGTGATTGGGCTTGGAGGTCTTGGTCACATGGCAGTGAAGTTTGGGAAGGCTTTTGGGTTGAATGTGACAGTTCTCAGCACTAGCTTATCCAAGAAAAAGGAAGCCCTGAGTTTGCTTGGTGCAGACAGATTTGTGGTTTCATCTGACCAGGAGCAGATGAAG GCCCTGAATAAATCTTTTGACTTCATAATTGACACAGCATCTGGTGATCACCCATTTGATCCCTATATGTCGCTGTTGAAGATTTCTGGTGTTCTAGTCCTGGTGGGGTTCCCAAGTGAAGTCAAATTCAGCCCTGCAAGCCTAATTTTGG GTTTGAGAACCATTTCCGGTAGCGTAACAGGTGGTACAAAAGTGACACAAGAAATGATAGACTACTGTGCTGCTCAAAATATTTACCCAAACATAGAAGTAATTCCAATTCAGTATGCAAATGAAGCTCTCGAGAGGCTAATAAAGAAAGATGTGAAGTACCGGTTTGTGATTGATATCGAGAACTCCCTGAAATGA
- the LOC133852321 gene encoding probable cinnamyl alcohol dehydrogenase 1 isoform X2 — protein MSSLSANDDCLGWAARDVSGVLSPYNFSRRVLESDDVSINITHCGVCYADVAWTRNKLGDSKYPLVPGHEIVGIVKEVGSNVHRFKVGDHVGVGTYVNSCRDCEYCNDGQEVVCAKGSVFTFNGVDADGTITKGGYSSYIVVHERYCFRIPDNYPLASAAPLLCAGITVYAPMVRHKMNQPGKSLGVIGLGGLGHMAVKFGKAFGLNVTVLSTSLSKKKEALSLLGADRFVVSSDQEQMKALNKSFDFIIDTASGDHPFDPYMSLLKISGVLVLVGFPSEVKFSPASLILGLRTISGSVTGGTKVTQEMIDYCAAQNIYPNIEVIPIQYANEALERLIKKDVKYRFVIDIENSLK, from the exons ATGAGCTCCTTGAGTGCAAATGATGACTGCCTTGGATGGGCTGCAAGAGATGTATCTGGAGTTTTATCACCTTACAACTTCAGCCGTAG GGTTCTTGAAAGTGATGATGTTTCAATAAATATCACACACTGTGGAGTTTGTTACGCTGATGTAGCTTGGACGAGGAATAAACTTGGGGATTCGAAGTATCCTTTAGTGCCTGG ACATGAGATTGTTGGAATTGTGAAAGAGGTTGGTTCCAATGTTCACCGCTTCAAAGTTGGCGACCATGTTGGAGTAGGAACCTATGTAAACTCATGCAGGGATTGTGAGTATTGCAATGATGGACAAGAAGTTGTTTGTGCCAAAGGATCAGTTTTCACTTTTAATGGTGTGGATGCGGATGGTACTATTACCAAAGGAGGATATTCCAGTTACATTGTTGTCCATGAAAG GTACTGCTTCAGGATACCTGACAACTATCCATTGGCTTCAGCGGCCCCTTTGCTTTGTGCTGGAATTACAGTGTATGCTCCCATGGTGCGTCACAAGATGAACCAACCTGGTAAATCTCTAGGAGTGATTGGGCTTGGAGGTCTTGGTCACATGGCAGTGAAGTTTGGGAAGGCTTTTGGGTTGAATGTGACAGTTCTCAGCACTAGCTTATCCAAGAAAAAGGAAGCCCTGAGTTTGCTTGGTGCAGACAGATTTGTGGTTTCATCTGACCAGGAGCAGATGAAG GCCCTGAATAAATCTTTTGACTTCATAATTGACACAGCATCTGGTGATCACCCATTTGATCCCTATATGTCGCTGTTGAAGATTTCTGGTGTTCTAGTCCTGGTGGGGTTCCCAAGTGAAGTCAAATTCAGCCCTGCAAGCCTAATTTTGG GTTTGAGAACCATTTCCGGTAGCGTAACAGGTGGTACAAAAGTGACACAAGAAATGATAGACTACTGTGCTGCTCAAAATATTTACCCAAACATAGAAGTAATTCCAATTCAGTATGCAAATGAAGCTCTCGAGAGGCTAATAAAGAAAGATGTGAAGTACCGGTTTGTGATTGATATCGAGAACTCCCTGAAATGA
- the LOC133852066 gene encoding probable cinnamyl alcohol dehydrogenase 1, with protein MSSETANENCLGWAARDASGVLSPFKFSRRAVGKDDVSIKITHCGMCYADVIWTRNKFGDSKYPVVPGHEIAGIVKEVGSNVQRFKVGDHVGVGTFVNSCRDCEYCDEELEVHCLKRAVTTFNAIDVDGTITKGGYSNSIVVHKRYCNTIPESYPLASAAPLLCAGITVYTPMMRHKMNQAGKSLGVIGLGGLGHMAVKFGKAFGLNVTVLSTSISKREEALTLLGADKFVISSDQDQMAALAKSLDFIIDTASGDHPFDPYISLLKTSGVLVLVGAQSEVKFSARALLRGRITISGSVTGGTKERQEMINFCVAHDIHPKIEVIPIQYANEALERLIKSDVKYRFVIDIENSLK; from the exons ATGAGCTCTGAAACTGCAAATGAAAATTGCCTTGGATGGGCCGCAAGAGATGCATCTGGGGTTCTCTCACCTTTCAAATTCAGCCGTAG gGCTGTTGGAAAAGACGATGTTTCTATAAAAATCACGCACTGCGGAATGTGTTATGCCGATGTAATTTGGACCAGGAACAAATTTGGAGACTCCAAGTATCCTGTAGTGCCTGG ACACGAGATTGCTGGAATTGTGAAAGAGGTAGGTTCCAATGTCCAGCGTTTCAAAGTTGGCGACCATGTTGGGGTGGGAACTTTTGTCAACTCTTGCAGAGATTGTGAGTATTGTGATGAGGAGCTAGAAGTACATTGTCTAAAGCGAGCTGTTACCACTTTTAATGCCATCGATGTGGATGGTACAATCACAAAAGGAGGATACTCCAATTCCATTGTTGTCCACAAAAG GTACTGCAATACGATTCCTGAAAGCTATCCATTGGCTTCAGCAGCGCCTTTGCTTTGTGCTGGAATTACTGTTTACACTCCCATGATGCGCCATAAGATGAATCAAGCTGGTAAATCTCTAGGAGTGATTGGCCTTGGTGGTCTTGGTCACATGGCAGTGAAGTTTGGGAAGGCTTTTGGGTTGAACGTGACAGTTCTCAGCACAAGCATATCCAAGAGAGAGGAAGCCCTGACTCTACTTGGCGCAGACAAATTTGTGATTTCATCTGACCAAGACCAAATGGCT GCCTTGGCTAAGTCATTGGACTTCATAATTGACACAGCATCTGGTGATCACCCATTTGATCCCTACATTTCGCTTTTGAAGACTTCTGGTGTTCTTGTCCTGGTGGGTGCCCAGAGTGAAGTCAAGTTCAGCGCTAGAGCCCTTTTGCGTG GCAGGATAACTATTTCTGGTAGTGTAACTGGAGGCACGAAAGAGAGACAAGAAATGATAAACTTCTGTGTTGCGCACGACATTCATCCCAAGATTGAAGTGATTCCAATTCAGTATGCAAATGAAGCTCTTGAGAGGCTGATAAAGAGCGATGTCAAGTACCGGTTTGTGATTGATATCGAAAACTCCCTGAAATGA